The window GGCGGGCGATGCGGCGGCGGTCTTCCTGGTCGTGCCCGTGGTCTCCTCGGAGGGGACCGTCACCGGCGCGGTGGTCGGGGGCATCGATCTGGGCGGCCCGGTGTTGCGGGCCTTCGTGGATGGCCTCGCCCAGGGGCTGACCGGCCACGCAGTGGTGGTGGACAGAGATGGCACCGTCCTGGCCAGCACGCGTCAGGCGGATCTGTTCACCCGGGAGGAGCATCCGGAGTTCTTCGCGCGCCTGATCTCCGCCGGTCGTCCCCTCGTGGCCCCGGCCGAGAAGGTCGTCACCTCCCGGGGCGGCCGGGAACTGCACGTGATGGCCTTCGCGCCGGTGCCAGGCGTCCCGTGGGGCATCGGGGTCGGGCAGGACGACCGCGAGACGTTCGGACCTCTGCGGCGCCTGCGGGACCGCATCATCGTCTTCGAGGTGCTGGTCCTGGCGGCCGCCCTGATCTTTGCGTGGCTCGATACCGGCGCCGTCAGCGCGCCGCTGCGGGCCCTGACCCGCGCCGCCGAGCGGATCGCGGCGGGGGATCTGGCCAGTCCCGTGGACATTCACCGCAGCGATGAGATCGGCCAGCTGGGGGCCAGCTTCGAGACGATGCGCACCCGGCTGCTGCGCTCCCTGGAGGAGAACGCCCGACTGCAGGAACGGCTGCTGTCGGTGGCGGTGCTGGAGGAGCGCGAGCGGATCGCCCGGGAGATGCACGACCACGTGGGCCAGGTCCTGGGCTACGTCAACACCAAGGCGCAGGCGGTGCGGGCGCTGGTGGAGGCCGGGCGGCTGGACGATGCCCGCCGCCACCTGTCCCAGCTGGAGGAGGCGGCGCGCCAGGTGTACGCGGACCTGCGGGAGGCCATTCTCAGCCTGCGGATCGCCCCCGCTCCCGACCGCGGGCTGCGCCAGGCGCTGGAGGAATACGTCCGGCGCTTTGGAGAGATGAGCGGCCTTCCCGTCCACCTCGCCCTCGACGCGGCCGATGCCCTCGACGGCCTGCCCGCC is drawn from Armatimonadota bacterium and contains these coding sequences:
- a CDS encoding HAMP domain-containing protein gives rise to the protein MGLRGRIMVLVAVGVLAATAPLGVMGLVMVQAATDRVLEERLAMARTVAAHLGARIAQGWSQLDQIAARAASRETPDLRRDLPMLSAADLFSGGVGVLDARGGLRAGAVIPRMLEAGAPRILEVARTGRRGVTSVVRAGDAAAVFLVVPVVSSEGTVTGAVVGGIDLGGPVLRAFVDGLAQGLTGHAVVVDRDGTVLASTRQADLFTREEHPEFFARLISAGRPLVAPAEKVVTSRGGRELHVMAFAPVPGVPWGIGVGQDDRETFGPLRRLRDRIIVFEVLVLAAALIFAWLDTGAVSAPLRALTRAAERIAAGDLASPVDIHRSDEIGQLGASFETMRTRLLRSLEENARLQERLLSVAVLEERERIAREMHDHVGQVLGYVNTKAQAVRALVEAGRLDDARRHLSQLEEAARQVYADLREAILSLRIAPAPDRGLRQALEEYVRRFGEMSGLPVHLALDAADALDGLPAAAQLHLIRIVQEALTNVRKHARAGRAWVHCARDGDDLVVRVSDDGVGFDPGAGAAGGVSMGLESMRERASAIGGALRVWSVPGGGTTVEVRLPAPGRDGRARPAGG